The sequence below is a genomic window from Lycium ferocissimum isolate CSIRO_LF1 chromosome 9, AGI_CSIRO_Lferr_CH_V1, whole genome shotgun sequence.
tgtgaagaatgaagtgaaaaagccttaaaacgaagttttataattaCTTTCGAACCCATTTTACGCTCCATTTCACGTCCCGTAtaatttgtacggaccgtatatcacACCGTAAAACCATTCCAGTGATTTGGACATTACGGACCAATTATACGGCTGaaatatacggcccgtatatttgtacggaccgtatgttccaccgtataatttttacggttcGTATGTTTCCACCGTAGATTGACGAACACTttttagtaaaacgggcataactttttgtacggatgtccgtttgacctccataatataccgttggaaaggtatttcaaagatctacaactttcaaggaggaagttttcccaaattccaaattaataaagGGTTATGGTcgttggaagtaagaccttctacaaactcacttgcaaacatgccccgTATAAGTGGCTTTCAACTTGCTTTGCCCAAAGGCTCTTCTCATGTCTTTATTGGGTTTCAAACaccatttatacactactcaaattgggttcattatacccccGTCTTATGAGacaaatcttagcccgaatgcacgaggtgttacactaTACCTCAATaaaattaatgaattaattaaaaagattcTTAGATTTGAATAGATCACGGTCAAAGCCGTATTTAGTTACCATTTGATTCAAAGGGTCTTATATTAATACATTGTTAAAATccgaaaaaaccgaaccaaaccaataaaaccgaaaccgatagaatttatactataatggtttggtttggtttgaatattagAAAAAACCAACTTAATTAGTTCGGTTTGTTTGTAACCACAAACCAAATCCAACCagaccatgaacacccctacgcCCTGGGTAACGTCTTTAAAACACATGGCTAATATCTTATTGACTTGAATTAATCATCACTAATATAAATACTAATGTTACTATATGAAGTAAAAGACAAGaagtatgaataataaaaaagacaatactaaattttccttttattttttatgtaattttacttagttaaaaatatttattataatcatattattttatggaatactAAAACTTAAATACTCATGGGGCTTACACGCCCTCCTTTTAAAACCAGTAGTATATAGACAGCTAATGAAATAGTCTAAGAGTACAACAAAGTTATTAAAAAGTATGTAGAAATCTTCCTAATTactataattagtttagcgGAAAAGCCTCTACTACCATAGACAAGGTCAATTCAAGATTCACCTTCTTTCTACCCAACCAAAATTCTAAAAAATCTGTTCTCTCAAACAACATTGTGTGTCCTCTAGCACCCACCCTAACACTAATCTTTGACAAAATTACAATACCCCCCTCaaacccacccacccacccccaaaTCTTAACCATGACACATCATCATTCCATGGTCCAAAACAACCAAATCCAATCAAGAAACTCATCAAACACCTtccatcaaaagaaacaaagaaacaacAACTGCAGTTTGTTTCTTTAGGGGAAGGTGACATGTCTAGTAACAAACATGGCCGCCGTTCCCCTCatcctccttctccttcttcaaacAAACTCTCCCAAAAAACAccatcattttctttttcatatctccattttcttcctcacTTTTCTATCTAATCcacatctttctttctccatttcagAGGATGAGGCATTGATCAAATTCAAACAATCTCTAAAGAACACAACAGCTTTagattcatcttggcataaagGTACAAgtccatgtgacaaaaaaaagaaatggaCGCGTGTTCAATGCCATGGGAACGCGGTCGAAGGCCTCCTTTTAGGTGAAGCTGGCCTATCAGGAGAACTTGATGTTGGTCCATTGATTGCACTTCCAGGCCTGAGAGTTCTTGAACTTGCTAATAACTCATTTTCAGGAACAATCCCTGAATTTTTCTTGCTTGGTGCACTTAAGTCCCTTTATATAGATGGAAACCTATTTTCAGGAGAGATTCCTAAAGATTTCTTCTCCAAAATGGGATCTCTTAAAAAAGTTTGGTTTGcaagaaacaaattttcagGACCAATTCCTGAATCTTTGGCGAACTTGAAATACTTAATAGAACTTCATCttgaaaataatgaattttCAGGTCATATTCCATCTTTCTCACAAGCGAGTTTAACATCTCTTGATATGTCAAACAATAAATTACAAGGTGAAATTCCTCAAAGTATGTCGAAATTCGGTGGTGATCCCTTTAAAGGAAATACAGAATTATGTGGGCAACAACTAGggaaagaatgcaacaagggaGATACCCCTCAACCTCAAGGAACACCATGGTCTAATTTGAAATGGATAATTCTTGGTATAGTAGTTAGCCTTCTATTGGTGACGATTCTCTTTCGGGCCAAGCGCAAGGAAGATCATTTCGACAAGCTTGGGAAAGAGAATCTTGATGAGGGGTTGCACGTGGCAAGCTCGAATAATAGGAAGAGCATGAGCATTCGTAGCAAGGGAGGTGACTCGGTTCGTGGTTCATCACGAAGGGCTGGGTCCCAGGCTGGTGGGAAGGCTATGGGGGACCTCGTGTTGGTGAATGACGAAAAGGGTACGTTCGGGTTGCCTGATTTGATGAAGGCAGCTGCCGAGGTACTCGGGAACGGAGTATTAGGATCAGCTTACAAGGCAAAAATGGTAAATGGGATGTCTGTTGTGGTAAAAAGATTGAGAGagatgaataaaatgaataGGGATGTTTTTGATGCAGAAATCAGGAAACTTGGCAAGTTAAGGCACAGAAATATATTGCAACTATTGGCATATCATTacagaaaagaagagaaattattGGTATCTGAATATGTTCCCAAAGGCAGCCTATTATATCTATTACATGGTATGAAAATTTCTTTGAGCTCCAATATCAATTCATCTACAGTCAAATTTCTATATAACAACGTCGTTTGTCTAGATATCTTGTGGTAGATATAGCGAAATGTTGTTACatagaatatataatatacataacatgaaATTGATCCCAAAGAAAACTTGGccattatagtgaaatgttgttataaaaaGGTCCTACTGTATATCATATTTTCTAATGTGTTCAACTTCTTTTTGACATTTGCATGTATGGATATTATCCACTACTGGATCCGATCTATTCTTACTATTCCCTTCGATGACATTCAATAAAACTAGAACGATACAAAGAAGATTAGCAAAGCCCGCGAGGATGTGACATGCACAAATGGAGAAGATCTATACTTACCAAATTCTTTCTCTATTTGTTTCATTAATCCCTTGAAATGGCAAATTTTAGGATTCatagttttcaaaagaattgctttgtgttgtggcaccaaaCAATTTGCAATAAATTCAATTGATCACAAAGTTCACTGAGATAATACTTTCAATTCAAAGAATGCATACTTTTACTcttaaaaaataacatatcAAAATCCAAATTCTAGATGAGTTGAACTTTCACCAGTAAGCTTGCTGTGATTGTCAGTATATTTATATCCTTAAGTGCCTGGTTTGGAACTTTCTCCTAATATACACTTTGTTCTTTTATGTTAACTAtcctaattttgaaattttacgTGTACTTTCAGGTGATCGAGGGGTATCACACGCTGAGCTAAATTGGCCTACTCGCCTAAAAATCATCCAGGGAGTTGCTAGTGGAATGTGTTATCTTCATTCGGAGTTTGCATCGTATGCAGTGCCTCATGGAAATCTCAAGTCTAGCAACGTTCTACTAACCGAAAAATATGAACCACTTCTATCAGATTATGCCTTCTATCCACTAATCAACAACACGCAAATTGTTCAATCCCTTTTCGCTTATAAAGCGCCAGAAGCCATACAAAATCAACAACTCTCTCCAAAATGCGATGTCTATTGTCTTGGAATCATAATACTCGAGATCCTTACGGGGAAATTCCCTTCTCAGTATCTCAACAATCAAAAGGGTGGAACCGACGTTGTTCAATGTGTACAGTCAGCAATAACTGACCAAAGAGAATCCGAATTGATTGATCCAGAGATAGTGTCTGCAACAGATTCCATTGAACAAGTGGTGAAACTCCTTCATGTGGGAGCTGCTTGCACTGTAAGTGATCCGGATAAGAGGATTGACATGAAGGAAACATTAAGGAGGATAGAAGAGATAAGTTTAATTTGATGGACATCAAATTTCCAAAAGGTGATAGGTTAGATCCGTGTGAAGCTTTAGTTTCGTTACTGGCCAGAGCTCCTAAGCCCTTTGATTCCGTTTTATCTCAGTCAAACTCTACACGTCTCTcgagtcatatatatatatatatataatttgtataTAGAAAGGTATAGAATGGAGGCTCGTGAAGGACACATTCAAACAACTGTCAAATTCTTCTTTCAACTTgttgagaaaaaagaagacaagacaaatgactggagctgaggttcaTTTGCCAAACCAAAAATGACACTTCTAAATAACCAAAACTTGATGTTGATGTATGAAAGTTACTTTTCTAATTGTACATCTTCTTTTTTATTGTATAGTATGCGTTTTCTTTGTGTTAAGAAGGGACATGGATCCTCAGGCACTGGTCAATTTAGACATAGATTTTGAATATAACCTTTTGTTGATGTTAGCTCACGTTGCCACACAATCTAACGTGCTCCAACCTGGAGAGTATTATATGAGTTATTTCTAGCGTTCATTGTTCCAAAAACCTATACTGCTCGGACTTTCCAAAAATGTTGTTGTACCTGTGGCAGATCCTTCAAAATACACTACCTTGGGAGGATTCAACATGCGGCccttcaaaatttttgaagagtccgaacAACATAACAAAAGTGAAGCATCCGAAAAAAGAAATGGAAGTCTCTACATGGAAACTATTTATCATAAATCATTTAGTCAAATTTTTTGGTTAACCTAGTTTTCTTAACTCCTAAATACAAATAGAAAATTAGGATCATAAAACTGCAAATAATCCTCAAATTAGAAtgatttgaaataatagtttgtGTAGTAATACTTTATTTAGATGAAAATACACATGCATTGAACTAGAATGAGAGACCgatccaggatttgaagtttatgaatttatatAATAATTTCAAGTTATGTAGTAATAATAATTGGGTTCACAATCAACTAATTAcaaatatttaatgaatttcttaatatataCAGAGTTTGAGCAAAAATTTGAGTTTCTGTGAATCCACATGTTATACTCTAGCTCAGTTCTGGCTCCGGAATGAAAGGTGTAGTCATAAGATACTtgctctgtttcaatttatgtgaactcattttcttattagtccgtgccaaaaagaatgacttctttctaaatttggaaacaatttacctttatctgaaatttataagcacacaaaatatatgtagactcatttaataccacaaatttcaaagtcTTCTCTCTAACTTAAGCGTATTATTAAATGGCCTACATAAATCAAATTGAAAGCAGAAAGATATTTTATGACATAAATGATACAGACTTAATAATCAAGGATATTTCATTAATAATCAAGGATATTTCCGAAActcacaaaagaaaaaggaagtgagttagacaaaaagaaaaacaacttggataaaaaaagaaatgaagtggCTTAAACAAATTCTTTTTGTCAAGAACTTCAGAGTTCAGACCAATCAATAGAATATTGATTAACACGTAATTAATTGAATACTACT
It includes:
- the LOC132030880 gene encoding pollen receptor-like kinase 3, giving the protein MAAVPLILLLLLQTNSPKKHHHFLFHISIFFLTFLSNPHLSFSISEDEALIKFKQSLKNTTALDSSWHKGTSPCDKKKKWTRVQCHGNAVEGLLLGEAGLSGELDVGPLIALPGLRVLELANNSFSGTIPEFFLLGALKSLYIDGNLFSGEIPKDFFSKMGSLKKVWFARNKFSGPIPESLANLKYLIELHLENNEFSGHIPSFSQASLTSLDMSNNKLQGEIPQSMSKFGGDPFKGNTELCGQQLGKECNKGDTPQPQGTPWSNLKWIILGIVVSLLLVTILFRAKRKEDHFDKLGKENLDEGLHVASSNNRKSMSIRSKGGDSVRGSSRRAGSQAGGKAMGDLVLVNDEKGTFGLPDLMKAAAEVLGNGVLGSAYKAKMVNGMSVVVKRLREMNKMNRDVFDAEIRKLGKLRHRNILQLLAYHYRKEEKLLVSEYVPKGSLLYLLHGDRGVSHAELNWPTRLKIIQGVASGMCYLHSEFASYAVPHGNLKSSNVLLTEKYEPLLSDYAFYPLINNTQIVQSLFAYKAPEAIQNQQLSPKCDVYCLGIIILEILTGKFPSQYLNNQKGGTDVVQCVQSAITDQRESELIDPEIVSATDSIEQVVKLLHVGAACTVSDPDKRIDMKETLRRIEEISLI